Proteins from a single region of Xenopus laevis strain J_2021 chromosome 9_10S, Xenopus_laevis_v10.1, whole genome shotgun sequence:
- the il21r.S gene encoding interleukin-21 receptor → MKMSKISECPCAARLLLLCFLVSVAKGCEHLHCYVDYIDTLTCKYEKTQKEQSGISYSLSAMWTNEDLENTFCDLVQSGEFTYTCNEEMEYFGADDTYMIFINETIEGKTISNQMCQPFYLSKTFVPRAPYNLTVLISENYNFSWETTYKREVHLQATELAFELSYKRTDESWEKQKRIHILEDEKSVVLLQSSFQDAEGYIARVRAKPKNASIYRGDWSEWSNAVQWTTNENISGNIWILNNLTASVLCLICGIVIIIILSCKPIELPQRLWKNVWVFVPDPEPFFKPLYMRHEGNFKSWLGSPYVTLPLPIEVSLAPPEVLEIYGRNVLKHATKLGLDNTYVNEKLLSSNASCGTHRKDCGKCNCSAGTNDTSFQGISIETVTDGTTLCCSKSNTINSLLNNSRIENEETTCDDGYPTLNIDSGGCNFLDQYPDNGPHSEISSNHSLEQNSDIQENAARPNLFDLISIPPEEWEIQASPSPDDENVFYSNGHYDSLSPGSGSSEDFGYPRMCLDMDTIDSGFAGSECGSPVESEHSPKVQNLEPYSGQWQRNYVKQWVP, encoded by the exons ATGAAAATGAGCAAGATTAGTGAGTGTCCATGCGCTGCAAGACTTCTCTTACTGTGTTTCCTGGTGTCAGTAG CTAAAGGCTGTGAACACCTGCACTGTTACGTGGATTACATAGACACTTTGACATGCAAATATGAGAAAACACAAAAGGAACAATCAGGAATTTCATATAGTCTCAGTGCAATGTG GACAAACGAAGATCTAGAAAACACCTTCTGCGATCTTGTCCAGTCTGGTGAATTCACATATACCTGCAATGAGGAAATGGAATATTTTGGGGCTGATGACACTTATatgatttttataaatgaaactATTGAGGGCAAAACGATTTCCAATCAAATGTGTCAACCTTTCTACTTAAGTAAAACAT TTGTGCCAAGGGCTCCATATAATCTCACCGTGTTGATTTCTGAAAACTACAATTTTTCCTGGGAAACTACGTACAAGAGGGAAGTGCATTTACAGGCCACCGAGCTGGCATTTGAACTTAGCTACAAGAGAACAGATGAATCTTGGGAG AAGCAGAAGCGCATCCACATCCTCGAGGATGAAAAGAGTGTCGTTCTCCTGCAGTCCTCGTTCCAGGATGCTGAAGGTTACATTGCTCGAGTTCGTGCTAAGCCCAAAAACGCTTCCATCTATCGGGGTGACTGGAGCGAGTGGAGCAATGCTGTTCAGTGGACAACCAATG aaaacatcAGTGGAAATATTTGGATACTTAACAATTTAACAGCCTCGGTTCTGTGTTTAATCTGTGGGATTGTAATAATCATCATATTGTCCTGTAAGCCTATAGAACTGCCACAGAG GTTGTGGAAAAATGTGTGGGTATTTGTACCAGACCCTGAACCATTTTTCAAGCCACTTTACATGAGGCACGAGGGGAATTTTAAG agCTGGCTGGGTTCTCCTTATGTAACATTACCACTACCAATCGAAGTTAGTTTGGCTCCACCAGAGGTCCTGGAAATATACGgcagaaatgtgttaaagcatGCAACAAAGCTAGGTTTGGACAATACATATGTCAACGAGAAGCTCCTATCTTCTAATGCAAGCTGTGGTACCCATCGCAAGGACTGCGGGAAATGCAACTGTTCCGCAGGGACAAATGACACTTCCTTCCAAGGTATATCCATTGAAACTGTCACTGATGGGACTACTCTATGTTGTTCCAAGAGCAACACCATTAACAGCCTATTAAATAACAGCCGCATTGAGAATGAAGAGACCACTTGTGATGATGGCTACCCAACACTTAATATTGACAGTGGTGGTTGCAACTTTTTGGACCAATATCCAGACAATGGCCCACACTCTGAGATTTCGAGTAACCACTCACTGGAACAAAACTCTGATATTCAGGAAAACGCTGCAAGGCCCAATCTTTTTGATTTGATTTCAATTCCACCCGAAGAGTGGGAAATACAAGCATCACCTTCTCCGGATGATGAGAATGTGTTTTATAGCAATGGACATTATGATTCCTTGTCACCTGGCTCAGGAAGCAGCGAGGACTTTGGTTATCCTAGGATGTGCCTGGATATGGATACCATCGATAGTGGTTTTGCAGGCTCTGAATGCGGAAGCCCTGTGGAAAGTGAACATTCTCCTAAGGTGCAGAACTTGGAGCCATATAGTGGGCAGTGGCAGAGGAACTATGTGAAGCAGTGGGTGCCATGA